One window of Saccharopolyspora phatthalungensis genomic DNA carries:
- the glmS gene encoding glutamine--fructose-6-phosphate transaminase (isomerizing): MCGIVGYVGHRQALEVVLGGLRRLEYRGYDSAGVALLDGDGSLAVERAAGALSNLEKRLTEVDGSRFAGNSGMGHTRWATHGPPTDRNAHPHRDASGQVAVVHNGIIENFAALRAELEAAGIEMASDTDTETAAHLVAAAYTSGPTAGDLTGSVCAVARRLEGAFTLVVTHAAEPGKIVAARRSSPLVVGVGEGEHFVASDVAAFIEHTRDAVELGQDQVVTITRDGYRVTDFSAADVEAKPFTVDWDLSAAEKGGHDYFMLKEIEEQPEALTNTLRGHFADGSIVLDELRLTEQDLRDVDKVFVVACGTAYHSGLLAKYAIEHWCRVPVEVELASEFRYRDPVLGRDTLVVAISQSGETADTLEAVRHARTQRARVLAICNTNGAQIPRESDAVLYTHAGPEIGVAATKTFLAQVAANYLVGLALAQARGTKYSDEVAREFAELSAMPEAVRRTLSTVDQVRELGRELADAKAVLFLGRHVGYPVALEGALKLKELAYMHAEGFAAGELKHGPIALIEDNLPVVVIMPSPKGRALLHAKMVSNIREIQARGARTIVIAEEGDEDVRPFADELITIPSVPTLLQPLVSTVPLQVLAAEIARARGFDVDKPRNLAKSVTVE, from the coding sequence GTGTGCGGCATCGTTGGTTACGTAGGACATCGCCAGGCGCTCGAAGTCGTCCTCGGCGGACTCCGGCGGCTTGAGTACCGGGGTTACGACTCGGCCGGGGTTGCGCTGCTCGACGGCGACGGCAGCCTCGCGGTGGAGCGCGCCGCGGGCGCGCTGTCGAACCTGGAGAAACGGCTCACCGAGGTCGACGGCAGCAGATTCGCCGGCAACAGCGGCATGGGCCACACGCGGTGGGCGACCCACGGGCCGCCGACCGACCGCAACGCCCATCCGCATCGCGACGCCAGCGGTCAGGTCGCGGTGGTGCACAACGGCATCATCGAGAACTTCGCCGCGCTGCGCGCCGAGCTGGAAGCGGCGGGCATCGAAATGGCCAGCGACACCGATACCGAAACGGCGGCGCACCTGGTCGCCGCCGCTTACACCAGCGGCCCGACCGCCGGCGACCTGACCGGCAGCGTGTGCGCGGTGGCCCGGCGCCTGGAGGGCGCCTTCACGCTCGTCGTCACGCATGCCGCCGAGCCGGGCAAGATCGTCGCCGCTCGCCGGTCGTCGCCGCTGGTGGTCGGGGTCGGCGAGGGCGAGCACTTCGTTGCCTCGGACGTGGCCGCGTTCATCGAGCACACCCGCGACGCCGTGGAGCTCGGCCAGGACCAGGTGGTCACCATCACCCGCGACGGCTACCGGGTGACCGATTTCTCCGCCGCGGACGTCGAGGCCAAGCCGTTCACCGTCGACTGGGACCTGTCGGCCGCCGAGAAGGGCGGCCACGACTACTTCATGCTCAAGGAGATCGAAGAGCAGCCCGAGGCGCTGACGAACACGCTGCGCGGGCACTTCGCCGACGGCAGCATCGTGCTCGATGAGCTCCGGCTCACCGAGCAGGACCTGCGGGATGTGGACAAGGTCTTCGTGGTCGCCTGCGGTACCGCCTACCATTCCGGGCTGCTCGCCAAGTACGCCATCGAGCATTGGTGCCGGGTGCCGGTCGAGGTCGAGCTGGCCAGCGAGTTCCGCTACCGCGACCCGGTCCTGGGGCGGGACACGCTGGTGGTGGCGATCTCGCAGTCCGGCGAGACCGCCGACACCCTGGAGGCGGTGCGGCACGCGCGCACCCAGCGGGCGCGCGTGCTGGCGATCTGCAACACCAACGGCGCGCAGATCCCGCGCGAGTCGGACGCGGTGCTCTACACCCATGCCGGGCCGGAGATCGGGGTCGCGGCGACCAAGACGTTTTTGGCTCAGGTCGCCGCGAACTACCTGGTCGGGCTGGCCTTGGCGCAGGCGCGCGGCACGAAGTACTCCGACGAGGTGGCGCGGGAATTCGCGGAACTGTCCGCGATGCCCGAGGCGGTGCGCCGCACGCTGTCCACGGTGGATCAGGTGCGGGAGTTGGGCCGGGAGCTGGCAGACGCGAAGGCGGTGCTGTTCCTGGGGCGGCATGTCGGGTATCCGGTGGCGCTGGAGGGTGCGCTCAAGCTCAAGGAGCTCGCCTACATGCACGCCGAGGGCTTCGCGGCAGGCGAGCTCAAGCACGGGCCGATCGCGCTGATCGAGGACAACCTGCCGGTGGTCGTGATCATGCCCTCGCCCAAGGGGCGCGCGCTCCTACACGCCAAGATGGTCTCCAACATCCGCGAGATCCAGGCGCGCGGCGCCCGCACGATCGTGATTGCCGAGGAGGGCGACGAAGACGTCCGCCCGTTCGCCGACGAGCTGATCACGATCCCGTCGGTGCCGACGCTGCTGCAGCCGTTGGTTTCCACGGTCCCGCTGCAGGTCCTGGCGGCGGAGATCGCCCGTGCTCGCGGCTTCGACGTCGACAAGCCGCGGAATCTCGCGAAGTCCGTCACGGTCGAGTGA
- a CDS encoding dienelactone hydrolase family protein — protein sequence MARTAKKAPSAKNAFEELSRRGPHDVLHGDLALVGLPGIVCTPRSGLGLPAIAFGHGWLQPPQRYLGLFRHLASWGIVVAAPGTQRGALASHRLFATDLRTALDICVGVRLGAGEISVDEKRLGVAGHAMGGGCAVLAAAEDKRICSVATLAPAETMPSAFATASQVTVPGLHIAAGKDLVAPPVANAEPIVSAWGGPVQLRTVKKASHLGFTEGRHWTQLLLHGKPEYATQRVTKALLTAFFLRTMVGDRRGEALLSADIGGSSIDHKHSRGDLAAA from the coding sequence ATGGCGCGAACTGCCAAGAAGGCTCCTTCCGCGAAGAACGCGTTCGAAGAGCTGTCCCGACGCGGACCACACGACGTGCTGCACGGTGATCTGGCCCTCGTCGGCCTGCCCGGCATCGTGTGCACGCCGCGCAGCGGGCTCGGTCTGCCCGCGATCGCGTTCGGACACGGCTGGTTGCAGCCACCGCAGCGCTACCTCGGCCTTTTCCGGCATCTCGCCTCGTGGGGCATCGTGGTCGCCGCGCCCGGCACCCAGCGCGGCGCGCTCGCGTCGCACCGGCTGTTCGCCACCGATCTGCGGACCGCGCTGGACATCTGCGTCGGCGTCCGGCTCGGTGCGGGTGAGATCAGCGTCGATGAGAAGCGGCTCGGGGTCGCCGGACACGCGATGGGCGGCGGCTGCGCCGTGCTCGCGGCGGCCGAGGACAAGCGGATCTGTTCGGTCGCGACGCTGGCCCCCGCCGAGACCATGCCGTCGGCGTTCGCTACGGCGAGCCAGGTCACGGTGCCCGGCCTGCACATTGCGGCGGGTAAGGACCTGGTGGCCCCGCCGGTCGCCAACGCCGAACCGATCGTCAGCGCATGGGGTGGCCCGGTACAGCTGCGGACGGTGAAGAAGGCCAGTCACCTCGGCTTCACCGAGGGGCGGCACTGGACTCAGCTGCTGCTGCACGGCAAGCCGGAGTATGCGACGCAGCGCGTCACCAAGGCCCTGCTCACCGCGTTCTTCCTGCGCACAATGGTCGGCGACCGGCGCGGCGAGGCGCTGCTGAGTGCCGACATCGGCGGTAGCAGCATCGATCACAAGCACAGCCGCGGCGATCTCGCGGCGGCGTGA
- a CDS encoding NAD(P)H-hydrate dehydratase, with amino-acid sequence MHGVWTPEQIRAAEQRLFTRTPEPAVMRRAAYAVSVRTARLLTELTGGVSGRHVTLLVGAGNNGGDALWAGAFLRRRGVGVTAVLLAPEKAHAAGLAALRRAGGRAVPAEGASADTAGIGAEAADAVERANAVIDGIVGLSARGPLRPTAAELVRRVDVPIIAVDLPSGVDPVTGVVDGPAVPADVTVTFGGLKPCHVLGAGVVHSGDVEVTDIGLADDLADPELYLLQAAEIGAAWPVPGPTDDKYSQGVVGVAAGSATYPGAAVLASGAAVQATAGMVRYAGPAADVVRSHWPEVVATGSVSDAGQVQAWAVGPGIGTGASGREVLLHVLESGRPVCADADSITLFAEDDTLWDARDPDVPLVLTPHAGEFARLAGAELGADRVGAAREVAARFDAVVLLKGNTTVVAAPEGRVLINDSRHAWPATAGSGDVLTGIIGALLASGIDPWLACGYAAYVHALAADLAAHGTPTDHTPAEVGAPIGASALLAAVPTAIRSVRGSALS; translated from the coding sequence ATGCACGGAGTTTGGACCCCGGAACAGATCCGCGCCGCAGAGCAGCGGCTGTTCACCCGGACCCCCGAACCGGCAGTGATGCGCCGCGCCGCCTACGCCGTTTCCGTCCGCACCGCTCGACTGCTCACCGAACTCACCGGCGGCGTCTCCGGCCGCCACGTCACGCTGCTCGTCGGCGCGGGCAACAACGGCGGCGACGCGCTGTGGGCGGGGGCGTTCCTGCGGCGGCGCGGTGTCGGCGTCACGGCCGTCCTGCTCGCCCCGGAGAAGGCGCACGCCGCGGGCTTGGCCGCGTTGCGCCGCGCAGGTGGTCGGGCAGTGCCTGCCGAGGGGGCGAGCGCGGACACCGCGGGAATCGGGGCCGAGGCGGCGGATGCGGTCGAACGTGCCAACGCGGTGATCGACGGAATCGTGGGGTTGTCCGCGCGTGGTCCGCTGCGGCCGACGGCCGCGGAACTGGTGCGCCGGGTGGACGTGCCGATCATCGCCGTCGACCTGCCCAGCGGCGTCGATCCGGTCACCGGCGTGGTCGACGGCCCGGCAGTGCCGGCAGACGTGACGGTGACCTTCGGCGGGCTCAAGCCCTGCCACGTGCTGGGTGCCGGGGTGGTGCATTCCGGGGATGTCGAAGTGACCGACATCGGGCTCGCCGACGATCTGGCCGATCCCGAGCTCTACCTGCTGCAAGCCGCCGAGATCGGGGCGGCCTGGCCGGTGCCAGGGCCGACTGACGACAAGTACAGCCAGGGCGTGGTCGGGGTCGCGGCCGGCTCGGCGACCTATCCCGGCGCTGCGGTGCTCGCCAGCGGCGCTGCGGTCCAGGCGACCGCGGGCATGGTGCGCTACGCGGGGCCCGCCGCGGATGTGGTGCGATCGCACTGGCCGGAGGTGGTGGCGACCGGATCGGTCAGCGACGCCGGGCAGGTGCAGGCGTGGGCGGTGGGGCCGGGGATCGGCACTGGGGCCAGCGGCCGCGAGGTGTTGCTGCACGTGCTGGAATCCGGTCGGCCGGTGTGCGCGGACGCCGACTCGATCACGCTGTTCGCCGAGGACGACACGCTCTGGGACGCACGCGACCCGGATGTTCCGCTGGTGCTCACGCCGCACGCGGGCGAATTCGCGCGGCTGGCCGGCGCGGAACTTGGGGCGGACCGGGTCGGGGCGGCACGGGAGGTCGCGGCGCGCTTCGACGCGGTTGTGCTGCTCAAGGGCAACACGACCGTCGTCGCCGCGCCGGAGGGCCGGGTGCTCATCAACGACTCGCGGCACGCCTGGCCCGCCACGGCAGGCTCCGGCGACGTGCTCACCGGCATCATCGGCGCGCTCCTGGCCAGCGGCATCGATCCCTGGCTTGCCTGCGGTTACGCCGCTTACGTCCACGCCCTGGCGGCCGATCTCGCCGCCCACGGCACACCCACCGACCACACGCCTGCCGAGGTCGGCGCCCCGATCGGAGCGTCCGCCCTGCTCGCGGCGGTACCCACCGCCATCCGGTCGGTTCGCGGATCGGCCCTGTCGTGA